A window from Listeria seeligeri serovar 1/2b str. SLCC3954 encodes these proteins:
- a CDS encoding leucine-rich repeat domain-containing protein, whose translation MTIISRKNLMKVAFMAILAICLFGPKLGVNASEVQETYPLPAPIIEAFPDEDIAEWVAFATGKSSVDETITQDDLDSVTYLIMEGEPLTGEQLDVFNNEVFPNVTELTIDGGRIGDLPVFTAFPNIEEMNLAADFVTSFPDADYPNLKSVDLSFNDLSKASLLFIGMDGLQSINLFDCNITEIPLDAWSNLTHLGENEEEVNLSGNHLTQIPESVVFNSEWGFPITAVNETYTFEPITIKQGESHSLYLPIIKQFFSQGGTTIMGEYIIDGHGQAVQTLSPQDYYVSIPTEDLTVGTHNINLYVQDYYGSNLTGNYVIDVTVE comes from the coding sequence ATGACAATAATATCCAGGAAGAATTTGATGAAAGTTGCATTTATGGCGATTTTGGCAATTTGTTTATTTGGGCCAAAGTTGGGAGTTAATGCGAGTGAGGTACAAGAAACTTATCCATTACCAGCACCTATAATTGAAGCATTTCCCGATGAAGATATCGCTGAGTGGGTTGCTTTTGCGACTGGAAAAAGTAGTGTGGATGAAACGATTACACAGGACGATTTAGACAGTGTTACTTATTTAATAATGGAAGGCGAACCTTTAACAGGCGAACAGTTGGATGTTTTTAATAATGAAGTATTTCCAAATGTTACTGAGTTAACAATTGATGGAGGCAGAATTGGAGATTTACCAGTTTTTACTGCTTTTCCAAATATTGAAGAAATGAATTTGGCAGCAGACTTTGTTACTTCTTTTCCAGACGCTGACTATCCGAATTTAAAAAGTGTTGATTTAAGTTTTAATGATTTAAGTAAAGCTTCCCTCTTATTTATAGGAATGGATGGATTACAAAGTATTAATTTATTTGATTGTAATATAACGGAGATTCCGCTTGATGCATGGAGTAATTTAACGCATCTTGGTGAGAATGAAGAAGAGGTTAATTTAAGTGGAAATCATCTAACACAGATTCCAGAGAGTGTTGTTTTTAATTCGGAATGGGGATTCCCAATTACGGCAGTTAATGAAACCTATACTTTTGAACCGATTACTATCAAACAAGGAGAGTCCCATTCGTTATATCTTCCAATTATTAAGCAATTTTTCAGTCAAGGCGGGACAACAATTATGGGAGAATACATAATTGACGGTCATGGTCAGGCAGTGCAGACACTATCTCCACAAGATTATTATGTTTCCATACCAACAGAAGATTTAACAGTTGGTACACATAATATCAATTTATATGTACAAGATTACTATGGTAGTAATCTAACAGGTAATTACGTGATTGATGTTACTGTGGAATAA
- a CDS encoding internalin N-terminal domain-containing protein, with product MMITSKKNLMKVLFMAILAICLFGPKLGVNASEVQETYPLPAPIIEAFPDEDIAEWVAFETGKDSVNDTITQEDLDNVEGFMMEGVPFTGEQLAILNNEVFPNVTLLSIEGGEIGDLPVFTAFPNIEKMELSNDHVTSFPDADYSSLKSVDLSFNDLSGAFPMFVGMDGLQNINLFDCNITDIPLDAWSNLTDLGNNDGNVNLSENHITEIPESITYSHEWGFPVTAVNEFYTYDPITIQQGESHPLYLPIVKQYWDQGIAMMGKYSVDGQSEGYGALTPEDYYIPIPTEELTAGIHILELDIKDYYGSNVTGGYTILVNVE from the coding sequence ATGATGATAACATCCAAGAAGAACTTAATGAAAGTATTGTTTATGGCGATTTTGGCGATTTGTTTATTTGGGCCAAAGTTAGGAGTTAATGCGAGTGAGGTACAAGAAACTTATCCATTACCAGCACCTATAATTGAAGCATTTCCTGATGAAGATATCGCTGAGTGGGTTGCTTTTGAGACTGGGAAAGATAGTGTAAATGATACAATTACGCAAGAAGATTTAGATAATGTGGAAGGGTTTATGATGGAAGGCGTACCTTTTACAGGGGAACAGCTAGCTATTTTAAACAATGAAGTTTTCCCAAATGTTACTTTGCTTTCGATTGAAGGTGGGGAAATTGGGGACTTACCAGTTTTTACAGCTTTCCCGAATATTGAAAAAATGGAACTAAGTAATGACCACGTAACTTCTTTTCCAGATGCAGACTATTCTAGTTTGAAAAGCGTAGACTTAAGCTTTAATGATTTAAGTGGAGCATTTCCGATGTTTGTAGGGATGGATGGGTTACAAAATATTAATTTGTTTGATTGTAATATTACTGATATTCCGCTTGATGCATGGAGTAACTTGACTGATTTAGGAAATAATGATGGAAACGTTAATTTAAGCGAAAATCATATAACAGAGATTCCTGAAAGTATCACTTATAGCCATGAATGGGGATTTCCCGTTACAGCAGTTAATGAATTTTACACTTATGATCCAATTACTATTCAACAAGGAGAATCCCATCCATTGTATCTCCCAATCGTGAAACAATACTGGGATCAAGGTATTGCGATGATGGGAAAATACAGTGTTGATGGTCAAAGTGAAGGTTATGGTGCATTAACACCTGAAGATTATTATATTCCTATTCCAACAGAAGAGTTAACAGCTGGGATCCATATACTTGAATTAGACATCAAAGATTATTATGGTAGTAATGTTACAGGCGGCTATACAATTTTGGTTAATGTCGAATAA
- the psiE gene encoding phosphate-starvation-inducible protein PsiE, producing MKRLEKISSIVPILLRVTLNLALIMVGFTLTAFLIREAFTIFNNIFFLDTDVSYYYMTQDILTFFLYFEFIALIVKYFESHFHFPLRYFIYIGITAIIRFIIVDHSSATSTLILSGAILLLVAALFLANTKMLKRE from the coding sequence ATGAAACGTTTAGAAAAAATTTCTTCCATTGTTCCGATTCTGCTTCGAGTTACTCTAAATTTAGCGCTAATTATGGTTGGTTTCACACTCACTGCTTTTTTAATTAGAGAGGCTTTTACGATCTTTAATAATATTTTCTTTTTAGATACCGATGTTTCTTATTATTATATGACGCAAGATATTTTGACGTTTTTCCTTTACTTTGAGTTTATTGCACTGATTGTTAAGTATTTTGAATCGCATTTTCATTTTCCACTGCGATACTTCATTTACATTGGGATTACGGCGATTATCCGCTTTATTATTGTCGATCATTCAAGTGCAACCTCTACACTCATTCTTTCTGGAGCAATCTTATTACTCGTTGCAGCGCTATTCTTAGCCAATACGAAGATGTTGAAACGCGAATAG
- a CDS encoding ABC transporter ATP-binding protein, translated as MLKRFFSYYQPYRTLFIIDFGCAVIAAILELAFPVAVNHVIDTLLPGKDFGLIITAAVALLFFYILNTFMQYVVTYFGHMLGLNIETDMRRDLFSHLQKQPFGFYDNQKTGKLMSRMTTDLFEIGEVAHHGPEDIFISIMSLLGAFFLMLNINVKLAVSTFILVPILTVLIVYFNKRMTKVTTKIFKDLGNFNAGVENAISGVRVVQAFANEPHEKGRFAVLNQAYRKSKLMFYKVMGVSFSFNYFLMRLISLFALLFGAYFTINGEISYGEFVGFILLTNVFIRPIEKINNVIESYPKGFAGFKRFLEVMDTEPAIQDEKNAKPAGDFRGDIEYKQVSFEYNDGKKVLNHINLSIKAGETIAFVGPSGAGKTTICNLLPRFYDVTSGEITIDGENIKQFTLPSLRAQIGVVQQDVFLFSGTVRENIAYGKLDASDEEIERVVKLAHLSKVVAEMPDGLDTIIGERGVKLSGGQKQRLAIARMFLKNPPILILDEATSALDTETEQVIQASLEELAEGRTTLIIAHRLATIKHADRIIVVNETGIAETGTHDELLAREEGAYKRLYDAQFNTLQ; from the coding sequence ATTCTAAAAAGATTTTTTAGTTATTATCAACCGTATCGGACACTTTTTATTATTGATTTTGGTTGTGCCGTCATTGCTGCTATTCTAGAGCTGGCATTTCCTGTCGCTGTAAATCATGTTATCGATACTTTACTTCCAGGAAAAGACTTCGGACTTATTATTACTGCAGCAGTGGCATTGTTATTCTTTTACATACTTAACACTTTTATGCAATATGTCGTTACTTACTTTGGTCATATGCTCGGGCTGAACATCGAAACAGATATGCGCAGAGATTTATTCAGCCATTTGCAAAAACAACCATTTGGCTTTTACGATAATCAAAAAACAGGGAAGTTAATGTCGCGGATGACGACGGATTTATTTGAAATTGGCGAGGTTGCGCATCACGGACCGGAAGATATTTTTATTTCGATTATGTCGTTATTAGGGGCATTTTTCTTAATGTTGAATATAAATGTAAAATTAGCTGTATCTACGTTCATTTTAGTACCTATTTTGACGGTATTAATCGTTTATTTCAACAAGCGAATGACAAAAGTAACTACGAAAATTTTTAAAGACTTAGGAAATTTTAATGCAGGGGTTGAAAATGCGATTAGTGGTGTTCGCGTGGTCCAAGCATTTGCGAATGAACCACATGAAAAAGGACGTTTCGCAGTTTTAAACCAAGCGTATCGTAAGTCGAAATTAATGTTTTATAAAGTAATGGGAGTAAGTTTTTCATTTAACTACTTTTTGATGCGACTTATTAGTTTGTTTGCGCTACTTTTTGGCGCTTATTTTACAATTAATGGGGAAATTTCTTATGGTGAATTTGTCGGATTTATTTTATTAACGAATGTCTTTATTCGGCCAATTGAGAAAATCAATAATGTCATCGAAAGCTATCCAAAAGGTTTCGCTGGCTTTAAACGTTTTCTCGAAGTGATGGACACGGAGCCGGCGATTCAAGATGAAAAAAATGCTAAACCAGCTGGAGATTTCCGCGGCGATATCGAGTACAAACAAGTATCTTTTGAATACAATGATGGAAAAAAAGTCTTAAATCATATTAATCTTTCTATTAAAGCTGGCGAAACCATAGCATTTGTTGGCCCAAGTGGCGCTGGGAAAACGACGATTTGTAATTTGTTGCCACGTTTTTATGATGTAACAAGTGGCGAAATTACGATTGATGGCGAAAATATTAAACAATTTACTTTACCGTCGTTACGTGCGCAAATCGGCGTAGTACAGCAAGATGTCTTTTTATTTTCTGGTACTGTTCGTGAAAATATCGCTTACGGAAAATTGGATGCTAGTGATGAAGAAATTGAACGCGTCGTAAAACTTGCCCATCTTTCCAAAGTAGTAGCTGAAATGCCAGATGGCCTTGATACTATCATTGGTGAGCGTGGCGTAAAACTTTCTGGCGGACAAAAACAACGACTAGCGATTGCGCGAATGTTTTTGAAAAACCCACCAATTTTAATTTTGGATGAAGCGACTTCTGCGCTTGATACCGAAACGGAACAAGTAATACAAGCATCTTTAGAAGAATTAGCAGAGGGAAGAACGACTTTGATTATTGCCCATCGGTTGGCTACGATTAAGCATGCTGATCGAATTATCGTTGTAAATGAGACAGGCATCGCAGAAACTGGGACACATGATGAACTTTTAGCAAGAGAAGAAGGTGCATACAAGCGACTATATGATGCCCAATTTAATACGCTTCAATGA
- the hpt gene encoding hexose phosphate transporter Hpt yields the protein MSLFSLKRKNYHIPLETQRQQWFKHFIVAFMAVFVCYLTVYLLRNNFKAAQVLLIEQNNLSTTQLGMIGLAFSVAYGIGKTILGYVIDGRNAKKIMSFLLGISAIISLVIGILLVTKQATAGILFILWGANGFVQSPGGPASYSTITRWTPKMKRGKWLGFWNASHNIGGALAGIVAFWGATTFFNGGVGGMFIVPAIIAFIIAIFCFSVGHDEPEELGWNSAPEIFEEPDEQGEEKTKDLSRFQILCQFVIKNPWVWTLCVINIFIYIVRIGIDNWAPVYCIQALGWNTHDAILTISFFETGALLGSLSWGWLSDIMKGRRMLCSIIAVAIEFFMLIAYSQVTSIYSMYTVLFILGFLVFGPQLLIGVSVIEFVPKNALAVTNGLTGTCAYLFGDSFAKVFLGYIADPTKSGMNIFGYTLHGWGATFTIMFTALIIAGLLMIPVALKQERIIRKSTILKL from the coding sequence ATGTCATTATTCAGTTTAAAAAGAAAAAACTATCATATTCCATTAGAAACACAGAGGCAGCAATGGTTTAAGCACTTTATTGTTGCATTTATGGCTGTATTTGTTTGTTATTTAACGGTATATCTTCTAAGAAATAACTTTAAAGCAGCCCAGGTATTATTAATTGAACAAAATAATTTAAGTACAACACAATTAGGAATGATTGGTTTAGCCTTTTCAGTTGCGTATGGAATTGGAAAAACCATTCTAGGTTATGTTATTGATGGAAGAAATGCAAAAAAAATAATGAGTTTTCTACTAGGGATTTCAGCTATTATCTCGCTTGTTATTGGAATTCTACTAGTTACAAAGCAGGCAACTGCAGGTATTTTATTTATTCTTTGGGGAGCTAACGGATTTGTACAATCACCAGGCGGACCAGCTTCTTATTCAACAATCACGCGTTGGACACCAAAAATGAAAAGAGGAAAATGGTTAGGTTTTTGGAATGCCTCGCACAATATAGGTGGAGCTTTAGCAGGGATAGTTGCATTTTGGGGGGCTACAACATTTTTTAACGGCGGTGTAGGAGGAATGTTTATCGTTCCAGCTATTATTGCCTTCATTATTGCTATTTTTTGCTTCTCAGTAGGGCATGATGAACCTGAAGAACTAGGATGGAACTCTGCCCCTGAAATATTCGAAGAGCCAGATGAGCAAGGGGAAGAGAAAACTAAGGATTTGAGTAGATTTCAAATTCTATGTCAATTTGTTATTAAAAATCCTTGGGTATGGACTTTGTGTGTAATAAACATCTTCATTTATATTGTAAGAATTGGTATTGATAATTGGGCGCCGGTATATTGCATTCAAGCACTAGGATGGAATACTCATGACGCAATACTTACCATTTCTTTTTTTGAAACAGGTGCATTACTAGGTTCATTATCATGGGGATGGCTTTCAGATATTATGAAGGGTCGCCGCATGCTTTGCTCGATAATTGCAGTCGCTATCGAATTCTTTATGTTAATTGCCTACTCGCAAGTAACAAGTATTTATAGTATGTATACTGTACTGTTTATTTTAGGTTTCTTAGTATTCGGTCCGCAACTTTTAATTGGAGTTTCTGTGATAGAATTTGTTCCTAAAAATGCTTTAGCTGTTACAAATGGTTTAACTGGAACATGTGCTTATTTATTTGGAGATTCGTTTGCAAAAGTCTTTCTAGGTTACATAGCAGATCCGACAAAATCCGGCATGAATATATTTGGTTATACACTCCATGGTTGGGGTGCGACATTTACCATTATGTTTACAGCTTTGATTATTGCAGGTTTATTGATGATTCCTGTCGCGCTAAAACAAGAGAGAATCATTCGGAAATCAACTATTTTAAAATTGTAG
- a CDS encoding MFS transporter produces the protein MSSTIHPTKSTINKKTLLFGLISVFLSGMGFSIILPVVPFLVAPYVSNSSEQALMVTLLTSVYAFCVFFAAPGLGALSDRFGRRPILLICFIGSAIGYFIFGLGGALWVLFLGRIIEGITGGSISTLFAFFADITPQEQRTKYFGWVSAAAGAGGALGPAFGGLIAHFGYAMPFFFGAAITLINFLFGYFYMPESLKEENRLKRIPLMRLNPFSQLLNILTIKNLGRLLIAAFLIWVPNGSLQAVMSQFAIDSFSWKPALIGMMFSIMGIQDILSQAFVMPKLLLKLTDKQIAILGMIAEIIGYALIAASSIFTLAPLLIIGMFVFGFGDSIFGPSFNGMVSKSASASEQGRIQGGSQAIQSLARIIGPIIGGQIYITLGHAAPAVMGVILITGAIFILYRKNAGNK, from the coding sequence ATGTCTTCAACAATACACCCTACAAAATCTACAATAAATAAGAAAACCTTACTTTTCGGCCTTATATCTGTTTTCCTTTCTGGAATGGGCTTTAGTATTATTTTGCCCGTCGTCCCGTTTCTAGTCGCGCCTTATGTAAGTAATTCTAGCGAGCAAGCTCTTATGGTGACACTATTAACATCTGTTTATGCATTTTGCGTTTTCTTCGCTGCACCTGGGCTTGGCGCTTTAAGCGATCGGTTTGGCAGACGACCTATACTACTGATTTGTTTTATCGGCTCTGCAATTGGGTACTTTATTTTCGGGCTTGGTGGTGCGCTATGGGTGCTCTTTCTTGGTCGAATAATCGAAGGAATTACTGGTGGCAGTATTAGTACGCTATTCGCTTTTTTTGCTGATATTACCCCGCAAGAACAACGTACAAAATACTTCGGTTGGGTCAGTGCAGCAGCAGGTGCGGGAGGAGCACTCGGACCAGCTTTTGGTGGCTTAATTGCTCACTTTGGTTACGCTATGCCATTTTTCTTTGGAGCAGCCATCACTTTGATCAACTTCTTGTTTGGGTATTTTTACATGCCTGAAAGCTTAAAAGAAGAAAATCGCTTAAAACGAATTCCACTCATGCGACTCAATCCTTTTTCACAACTACTAAATATCCTCACGATAAAGAACTTAGGTCGTTTACTTATTGCCGCGTTCTTGATTTGGGTTCCAAATGGCTCACTGCAAGCTGTCATGTCGCAATTTGCCATAGATAGTTTCAGTTGGAAACCAGCTTTAATTGGGATGATGTTTTCGATTATGGGTATTCAAGACATACTTTCGCAAGCTTTTGTTATGCCCAAACTACTGCTCAAATTAACGGATAAACAAATTGCGATTCTCGGGATGATTGCTGAAATTATTGGTTACGCACTTATTGCCGCCTCATCGATTTTCACACTCGCACCATTACTTATTATTGGGATGTTCGTGTTTGGATTCGGTGACTCGATTTTCGGTCCTTCTTTCAATGGAATGGTTTCAAAATCGGCCAGTGCTAGCGAACAAGGTCGAATTCAAGGTGGTAGCCAAGCCATTCAATCTCTGGCGCGCATCATCGGACCTATTATCGGCGGGCAAATTTATATCACCCTTGGTCACGCCGCCCCTGCTGTTATGGGCGTCATCTTAATAACTGGAGCCATTTTTATCCTTTATAGAAAGAATGCTGGAAATAAATAA
- a CDS encoding MarR family winged helix-turn-helix transcriptional regulator: MDKNELVMQEIRDLFNKLAWINKVKMEKALEGYKPSEVHCMEYIAKHEDSNVTKLAEAFYMTKSAISKLTKKLIEKGFVESYQKPENKKEIYFRLTKKGAEINQVHDSLHQEFLERDKIIFDEVTDDQYEEVLQFLAKYSRHLDIEMKKVLEGKTE; the protein is encoded by the coding sequence ATGGATAAGAATGAACTAGTCATGCAAGAAATACGCGATTTATTCAATAAACTAGCTTGGATTAATAAAGTAAAAATGGAAAAAGCACTTGAAGGATATAAACCGTCAGAAGTTCACTGCATGGAATACATCGCCAAACATGAGGATTCCAACGTAACTAAACTCGCTGAAGCATTCTATATGACCAAAAGCGCCATCAGCAAATTAACCAAGAAATTGATTGAAAAAGGATTTGTTGAAAGTTATCAAAAACCAGAAAATAAGAAAGAAATTTATTTTCGTTTAACAAAAAAAGGTGCCGAAATTAACCAAGTTCACGATAGTTTACATCAAGAATTTCTTGAGCGTGACAAAATTATTTTTGATGAAGTAACGGATGACCAATATGAGGAAGTGTTACAATTTTTAGCTAAGTATAGCCGTCATTTGGATATTGAAATGAAGAAAGTTTTAGAAGGAAAAACCGAATAA
- a CDS encoding LysR family transcriptional regulator — protein sequence MDYNQLHYFIVTAETGHLTHASEKLSLSQSALSRSIAALEAELGLPLFDRKNRSIQLNQVGKVFLADAKEIQLRWLAAQEKIQTLANPDFGEVTVSFVPTLGLSFMPQLLKKFQQNYPTNTLRLKEAPAQQVLKDVLTNASDIGISTLRDKQADLEYIPLFTEKFVLIMSKENKLALKNDITIQDIAEEEFIHFAENTYSREVVEHALKQAKVDLKVRYDGLEISSILGLVEANMGISIVPKTAILDFERLEIFPIETPKIERTIYLVHAANGYVSSATKRFIQFAQK from the coding sequence TTGGATTATAACCAATTGCATTATTTTATAGTTACTGCTGAAACTGGTCATTTGACGCATGCTAGTGAAAAACTTTCATTGTCCCAATCAGCGCTGAGTCGGTCTATTGCGGCTTTAGAGGCTGAACTAGGCCTACCCTTGTTTGATCGAAAAAACCGAAGCATCCAATTAAATCAAGTCGGCAAAGTTTTTCTAGCGGATGCAAAAGAAATACAACTCAGATGGCTCGCGGCACAGGAAAAAATCCAGACCCTCGCAAATCCAGATTTTGGCGAGGTCACCGTATCATTTGTGCCAACACTCGGACTTTCCTTTATGCCACAGCTATTAAAAAAATTCCAACAAAACTACCCAACAAATACTTTACGGTTAAAAGAGGCTCCTGCTCAGCAAGTATTAAAAGACGTGTTGACAAATGCGAGCGACATCGGCATTTCCACGTTAAGAGACAAACAAGCTGACCTAGAATATATTCCACTTTTTACAGAAAAGTTTGTCTTGATAATGTCTAAAGAAAATAAACTAGCCCTAAAAAACGATATTACCATACAAGATATTGCCGAGGAAGAATTTATTCATTTTGCGGAAAACACCTATTCCCGAGAAGTTGTTGAACATGCGCTTAAACAGGCCAAAGTTGATCTGAAAGTTCGCTATGACGGGCTAGAGATTAGTAGTATTTTGGGCTTGGTTGAAGCAAATATGGGCATTTCCATCGTTCCCAAAACAGCCATTCTAGATTTTGAACGTTTAGAAATTTTTCCTATCGAAACGCCTAAAATAGAAAGAACCATTTACCTCGTTCATGCTGCTAATGGCTATGTATCAAGCGCAACAAAACGTTTTATTCAATTTGCGCAAAAATAA
- a CDS encoding DMT family transporter, with protein MNKGYVYIAIATVLFSTMEIAIKLTGGIFNPIQITFLRFALGGLCLLPLVIKKMQKTTQKLTAKDIRFFCLTGFFCVVISMILFQLAIGYTKASTVAIIFSCNPVFVITFAAIFLKEKLAGLTIVSIIVSMLGIIVIINPLKLSDPLGILLAILAAITFAIYSVISRYGTKKYHYDGILITCFSFIFGSLELLVLICLTHLPLIATKFIAMDLPAFANVPIFSGITFSALPILLYLGIGVTGIGFSSYFLAMDNVGVSLASLVFFIKPALAPILAWIILGESINLHTAVGIIIILIGSLLTFIASREIPKITLLNEKTAKPR; from the coding sequence ATGAATAAAGGTTACGTGTACATTGCGATTGCTACCGTTTTATTTAGTACAATGGAAATCGCAATTAAACTAACAGGTGGAATATTTAATCCAATTCAAATTACATTTTTGCGATTTGCACTCGGCGGATTATGTTTGCTCCCATTAGTGATTAAAAAAATGCAAAAAACTACTCAAAAACTGACAGCAAAAGATATTCGCTTTTTTTGTTTAACAGGTTTTTTCTGTGTCGTGATTAGTATGATTTTATTTCAGTTAGCGATTGGTTACACGAAAGCTTCGACCGTTGCTATTATTTTTAGTTGTAATCCAGTTTTTGTCATTACCTTTGCAGCAATTTTTTTGAAAGAAAAGCTTGCAGGACTGACGATTGTTTCGATTATTGTTAGCATGCTAGGTATCATTGTCATTATTAATCCTTTGAAACTTTCCGATCCGCTGGGAATTTTACTTGCTATTTTAGCGGCGATAACCTTTGCGATTTATAGTGTCATTAGTCGATATGGGACGAAAAAATATCATTATGATGGGATTTTAATTACTTGTTTTTCCTTTATCTTTGGTAGTTTAGAACTTTTAGTACTTATTTGTTTAACGCATCTTCCACTAATTGCAACTAAATTTATTGCAATGGATTTGCCAGCATTTGCGAATGTCCCGATTTTTAGTGGAATAACGTTTTCTGCTTTACCAATTCTTTTGTATTTAGGGATTGGTGTCACGGGGATTGGCTTTTCTAGTTACTTTCTTGCGATGGATAATGTCGGTGTTTCGCTCGCTTCTCTAGTTTTCTTTATTAAACCTGCCTTGGCACCGATTCTTGCTTGGATAATTCTTGGCGAAAGCATTAATTTGCATACAGCTGTCGGGATTATCATTATCCTAATCGGTTCACTACTCACATTTATTGCTTCAAGGGAAATTCCAAAAATCACACTTTTAAATGAAAAAACAGCAAAACCAAGATAA